The proteins below come from a single Corynebacterium cystitidis genomic window:
- a CDS encoding adenylosuccinate synthase, which translates to MAAIVIVGAQWGDEGKGKATDILGGLVDYVVKPNGGNNAGHTVVVGGEKYELKLLPAGVLSENATPILGNGVVINLEALFEEIDGLESRGADASRLRISANAHLVAPYHQTLDRVQERFLGKRAIGTTGRGIGPAYSDKVGRVGLRVQDIFDESILRQKIESALDVKNQMLVKMYNRKAIEAEKMVQYFLGYADRLKPMVIDSEYVLNKALDEGKHVLMEGGQATMLDVDHGTYPFVTSSNPTAGGACVGAGIGPTKITTSLGIIKAYTTRVGAGPFPTELFDKWGEYLQTTGGEVGVNTGRKRRCGWYDSVIARYASRVNGFTDYFLTKLDVLTGIGEIPICVAYDVDGKRFDDMPLTQTDFHHAEPIFETMPAWEEDITGCRTFEELPQKAQDYVLRLEELSGAPISYIGVGPGRDQTIVRRDVMKR; encoded by the coding sequence ATGGCTGCAATTGTCATCGTGGGCGCCCAGTGGGGCGACGAAGGCAAAGGTAAAGCAACGGACATCCTGGGCGGACTGGTCGACTATGTGGTAAAGCCTAACGGTGGTAATAACGCTGGGCACACCGTGGTTGTCGGCGGCGAAAAGTATGAGCTGAAGCTGCTGCCGGCAGGCGTGCTCAGTGAAAATGCCACCCCGATTTTAGGCAACGGTGTGGTGATCAACCTAGAGGCACTCTTCGAAGAGATTGACGGGCTGGAGTCGCGCGGTGCGGACGCATCCCGCCTGCGTATCTCGGCGAACGCACACCTGGTGGCGCCGTACCACCAGACGTTGGACCGCGTGCAGGAGCGCTTCCTCGGCAAGCGGGCGATCGGCACCACCGGCCGTGGTATTGGCCCGGCATATTCTGACAAGGTGGGCCGCGTGGGCCTGCGTGTGCAGGATATTTTCGACGAGTCTATCCTGCGCCAGAAGATCGAATCCGCACTGGACGTGAAAAACCAGATGCTGGTGAAGATGTATAACCGCAAAGCTATCGAAGCCGAGAAAATGGTGCAGTACTTCCTGGGCTACGCCGATCGCTTAAAACCGATGGTGATTGACTCCGAGTACGTCCTGAACAAGGCTCTCGACGAAGGTAAACACGTGCTCATGGAAGGCGGCCAGGCAACCATGCTGGACGTGGACCACGGCACCTACCCGTTTGTCACCTCCTCAAACCCCACTGCCGGTGGTGCGTGTGTGGGCGCGGGTATTGGCCCGACCAAGATTACAACCAGCCTGGGCATCATTAAGGCGTATACCACGCGCGTGGGTGCGGGCCCGTTCCCCACCGAATTGTTTGATAAGTGGGGCGAGTACCTGCAAACTACCGGCGGCGAGGTGGGCGTGAACACCGGCCGTAAGCGCCGCTGCGGCTGGTATGACAGTGTGATTGCCCGCTACGCGTCGCGTGTGAACGGTTTTACCGACTATTTCCTGACCAAGTTGGATGTGCTCACTGGCATCGGTGAGATCCCGATCTGCGTGGCCTACGACGTGGACGGCAAGCGTTTCGACGACATGCCCCTGACCCAGACCGATTTCCACCACGCGGAACCCATTTTTGAAACCATGCCGGCCTGGGAGGAAGACATTACCGGCTGCCGCACGTTCGAGGAGCTGCCACAGAAAGCCCAGGATTACGTGCTGCGCCTCGAGGAGCTTTCCGGTGCCCCGATTAGTTATATCGGTGTGGGCCCTGGACGCGATCAAACGATCGTGCGCCGCGATGTGATGAAGCGTTAG
- a CDS encoding DUF2382 domain-containing protein encodes MTNPNNQTYRIEDLATATAYDNSGDKLGSVKDVYINDATGQPDFVDVNHGLFNMSDSIVPLRGHSLRDGELHLAFSKDRIKDAPEIGENGHLTNEDQDAVYRHYGLENVETTARYADNAAGVAAGAPGAVDHERREAVSNDDATMIRSEERLNVDKTREETGRVSLRKFVEHGTETVEVPVEREEVRVERKPISAAEAANLRGQDLGGDEASVTLHEDRVNVTKESVPVEKVSLDKDVVRDTETVTEDVAKERIEAEHTDGVNNRDPR; translated from the coding sequence ATGACTAACCCAAACAACCAGACCTACCGCATCGAAGACCTAGCTACGGCAACCGCTTACGACAACTCGGGCGACAAGCTCGGCTCCGTCAAGGATGTCTATATCAACGACGCAACTGGTCAGCCAGACTTCGTCGACGTTAACCACGGCCTGTTCAACATGAGCGACTCCATCGTTCCGCTGCGTGGCCACTCCCTGCGCGACGGTGAACTACACCTCGCTTTCTCCAAGGATCGCATCAAGGATGCCCCAGAAATCGGTGAGAACGGTCACCTGACCAACGAGGACCAGGACGCGGTCTACCGCCACTACGGCCTGGAAAACGTTGAGACCACCGCACGTTACGCTGACAACGCCGCAGGCGTGGCTGCTGGCGCCCCAGGCGCAGTTGACCACGAGCGCCGCGAAGCTGTTAGCAACGATGACGCAACCATGATTCGCTCCGAGGAGCGCCTCAACGTTGACAAGACCCGCGAAGAGACCGGACGAGTCTCCCTGCGCAAGTTCGTTGAGCACGGCACCGAGACCGTGGAGGTCCCAGTGGAGCGCGAAGAGGTCCGCGTCGAGCGCAAACCAATCTCCGCTGCTGAGGCAGCAAACCTCCGCGGCCAGGACCTGGGTGGCGACGAGGCATCTGTGACCCTGCACGAAGACCGCGTCAATGTGACCAAGGAATCCGTTCCCGTTGAGAAGGTTTCCCTGGACAAGGACGTTGTTCGTGACACTGAGACTGTTACCGAGGATGTTGCTAAGGAGCGCATCGAGGCTGAGCACACTGATGGTGTGAACAACCGCGACCCTCGCTAA
- a CDS encoding GNAT family N-acetyltransferase — translation MKTMLSVLRLADLSPFEIHSMYKLRVDVFVHEQKTPYAEIDDADAHQDTRHVLAWRPDGPHTEVMGVARIFPSDAEMVFGRLVVKPEYRGTGLAGKVVRSALKYAYENYPGKDITLEAQAKLTDYYADFGFEAEGEQYEDTGAPHQKMRLTSAKLAQYILKNPVK, via the coding sequence ATGAAAACAATGCTGTCTGTCCTCCGCCTAGCGGACCTCTCCCCTTTCGAAATTCATTCCATGTACAAGCTGCGCGTCGACGTTTTCGTCCACGAGCAGAAAACTCCGTACGCAGAAATTGATGATGCCGACGCACACCAGGACACCCGCCACGTCCTAGCCTGGCGTCCCGACGGTCCCCACACCGAGGTGATGGGTGTTGCGCGCATCTTCCCTAGCGACGCTGAAATGGTCTTCGGCCGTCTCGTCGTCAAGCCCGAATACCGCGGCACAGGCCTCGCGGGCAAGGTGGTTCGTAGCGCACTGAAGTACGCCTATGAGAATTATCCAGGAAAGGACATCACGCTCGAGGCACAGGCGAAGCTGACGGATTATTACGCGGACTTCGGATTTGAAGCCGAAGGCGAACAGTACGAGGACACGGGAGCACCTCACCAGAAGATGCGCTTGACCTCGGCGAAACTTGCGCAGTACATTCTGAAAAACCCCGTGAAGTAG
- a CDS encoding PRC-barrel domain-containing protein, giving the protein MDNTHEIDVLLDATAFDANGDKLGAVNDVFLNDRDGQPDFVDVSHGLFGRNNSIVPLRGHTIRDGELHLAFEKDRIKDAPELGEDGHLSATDRDSFYRHYQVNTLEDVTRYKDARPAQSRTGEKRGVGGTILDDSHADADRERVEAGAAEDHEQDSDHVHPTERLL; this is encoded by the coding sequence ATGGACAACACTCACGAGATTGATGTTCTTCTGGATGCCACAGCTTTCGATGCCAATGGCGATAAGCTAGGCGCCGTTAATGACGTTTTTCTTAATGACCGCGATGGTCAGCCGGATTTTGTTGATGTCAGCCACGGCCTGTTCGGCCGCAATAATTCGATCGTTCCGCTGCGCGGGCATACCATCCGCGACGGTGAACTCCACCTCGCCTTCGAGAAAGATCGGATTAAAGACGCACCTGAGCTTGGCGAGGACGGCCACCTCTCAGCTACTGACCGCGACAGCTTCTACCGCCACTACCAGGTGAACACCCTCGAGGACGTGACCCGCTATAAAGACGCCCGCCCAGCGCAGTCCCGCACTGGCGAGAAGCGTGGCGTAGGTGGCACGATTTTAGACGACAGCCACGCTGATGCGGATCGCGAGCGCGTCGAAGCTGGTGCCGCTGAGGATCACGAGCAAGACAGCGACCACGTACACCCCACCGAAAGGCTGCTATGA
- the purT gene encoding formate-dependent phosphoribosylglycinamide formyltransferase has protein sequence MRNPSLGTPMTNNATKVLLLGSGEIGKELTLSFQRLGLEVHAVDRYEHAPAHQSAHYSYIADICDPQQVEMLIDKVQPDFIVPEIETVATEALRRAEEDGRAVVVPTAKACELTLSREGIRRVASEELGLPTTAYRFAATVEEAQDAAEELGFPCIVKPAISTSGRGHTLVEAPEEIERAWHDAFEPHSIDPQVVVERFVNFDYEVTILAVRSIDPNTGELATWFCEPIGKRHSLGRLVEFWQPAPMSEGAMDNARSMAARITNALGGRGVYGVELFVAGDDVYFSSVTPRPHDTGALTTSTQRFSEFDLHARAIMGLPIDVTLTSPGAARFVHSSESLDTVSYLGVSTALAVPETEVRLFGKPNAYPGRRMGIVVSTADTIGQARQRAEAADRVITVGP, from the coding sequence ATGCGCAACCCATCTCTTGGTACCCCCATGACCAATAACGCCACGAAGGTTTTGTTGTTGGGCAGCGGTGAAATAGGCAAGGAACTGACGTTGTCTTTCCAGCGGCTCGGTCTGGAAGTCCACGCCGTGGACCGGTACGAGCACGCTCCCGCCCACCAATCCGCGCACTACTCTTATATCGCGGATATTTGTGACCCGCAGCAGGTGGAAATGCTGATTGACAAGGTGCAGCCGGATTTCATCGTGCCGGAGATTGAGACGGTGGCAACTGAAGCTCTGCGTCGCGCAGAGGAGGATGGCCGCGCAGTTGTCGTGCCTACGGCTAAAGCCTGCGAACTGACGTTGTCGCGCGAAGGGATCCGTCGGGTTGCGTCCGAAGAATTGGGCTTGCCGACGACCGCCTACCGCTTCGCAGCAACCGTGGAAGAGGCGCAGGACGCGGCAGAGGAACTAGGGTTTCCGTGCATTGTGAAACCGGCGATCTCTACCTCGGGCCGTGGACATACCTTAGTTGAAGCTCCCGAAGAGATTGAACGGGCGTGGCATGATGCTTTTGAGCCGCACTCAATAGATCCGCAGGTGGTGGTGGAGCGTTTTGTGAACTTTGATTACGAAGTCACTATCTTGGCCGTCCGCTCCATTGATCCAAATACAGGTGAGTTAGCTACCTGGTTCTGCGAGCCGATCGGCAAGCGACATTCCCTTGGCCGGCTGGTGGAATTCTGGCAGCCAGCGCCAATGAGTGAAGGCGCAATGGATAATGCTCGGTCCATGGCCGCACGGATCACTAACGCGCTGGGTGGGCGCGGCGTGTACGGTGTTGAACTTTTCGTGGCAGGTGATGACGTCTACTTTTCTTCCGTCACCCCGCGCCCCCACGACACAGGTGCGCTGACCACCTCCACGCAACGCTTCTCCGAGTTTGATCTGCACGCGCGGGCCATCATGGGCTTGCCGATTGATGTGACACTGACCTCGCCGGGGGCAGCACGGTTTGTGCATTCGTCGGAAAGCCTCGACACCGTCAGCTACCTCGGAGTGTCCACCGCATTGGCCGTTCCAGAAACAGAGGTGCGGCTCTTCGGCAAGCCGAACGCCTACCCTGGGCGGCGCATGGGGATCGTCGTGTCCACCGCTGACACCATCGGGCAGGCGCGGCAACGGGCGGAGGCTGCCGACCGCGTGATCACAGTCGGGCCTTGA
- a CDS encoding FAD-dependent oxidoreductase, producing the protein MNTPLRVAVVGSGPAGIYASDLLTKSDVDVQVDLFERMPAPFGLIRYGVAPDHPRIKGIIKSLHNVLDREEICLIGNVNVGQDVTVDELREFYDAIVFATGATADKDLPIPGADLDGHFGAGEFVGFYDGNPDFTRDWDLSAEKVAVVGVGNVALDISRILAKTADELKVTEIPDNVYDNLAKNAAKEVHIFGRRGPAQAKFTPQELKELDQSDTIEVIVDPEDIDYDEASVKARRETKATDLVCQVLEGYAMRDPKEAPHKIYIHFFESPVEILGEDGKVVGFKTERTELDGNGGVKGTGKYNTWDVQAVYRAVGYRPQGVEGVPFDEQNSVMPNDNGHVLTEPGGEIVPGLYTTGWIKRGPVGLIGNTKSDAKDTTAMLLNDYHAGKLATAQKRDPQDILDFLEEREIPITTWDGWYSLDAAERKLGEAEGRERKKIVEWAEMVKHAHPKG; encoded by the coding sequence ATGAATACTCCGCTTCGCGTTGCAGTCGTCGGCTCCGGCCCAGCCGGCATTTACGCCTCCGACCTGCTCACTAAGTCCGATGTCGACGTACAGGTTGACCTGTTTGAGCGCATGCCCGCCCCGTTCGGCCTGATCCGCTATGGTGTCGCGCCTGACCACCCTCGCATTAAGGGCATTATCAAGAGCCTGCACAACGTGTTGGACCGCGAAGAGATCTGCCTGATTGGCAATGTGAACGTCGGCCAGGATGTCACCGTGGATGAGCTGCGAGAGTTTTATGATGCCATCGTGTTTGCCACTGGCGCTACCGCCGACAAGGACCTGCCAATCCCAGGCGCGGACCTGGACGGCCACTTTGGGGCCGGCGAGTTTGTTGGTTTCTACGACGGCAACCCTGACTTCACCCGCGACTGGGACCTGTCTGCAGAAAAAGTTGCCGTAGTGGGTGTGGGCAACGTTGCCCTGGATATTTCGCGTATTCTGGCAAAGACCGCCGATGAGCTGAAGGTCACCGAGATCCCAGACAACGTCTACGACAACCTGGCTAAAAACGCCGCGAAAGAAGTCCACATCTTTGGCCGCCGTGGCCCAGCGCAGGCGAAGTTCACTCCACAGGAGCTCAAAGAGCTGGACCAGTCCGACACCATCGAGGTCATTGTCGATCCGGAAGACATTGATTACGACGAGGCCAGCGTGAAGGCCCGCCGCGAAACCAAGGCAACCGACCTAGTGTGCCAGGTACTGGAGGGCTACGCCATGCGCGACCCGAAGGAAGCACCACACAAGATTTATATCCACTTCTTCGAATCCCCCGTAGAGATCCTCGGCGAAGACGGCAAGGTTGTCGGTTTCAAGACCGAGCGCACCGAGCTTGACGGCAACGGTGGCGTGAAGGGGACCGGCAAGTACAACACCTGGGACGTACAGGCTGTGTACCGTGCGGTAGGTTACCGCCCGCAGGGTGTCGAAGGTGTGCCTTTTGACGAACAGAATTCTGTTATGCCCAACGACAATGGCCACGTGCTGACCGAACCAGGGGGCGAGATCGTTCCCGGTCTGTACACCACCGGCTGGATCAAGCGCGGACCCGTTGGCCTGATTGGCAACACCAAGTCCGACGCAAAGGACACCACCGCGATGCTTCTCAACGATTACCACGCCGGCAAGCTCGCCACGGCGCAAAAGCGCGACCCGCAGGACATCCTCGACTTCTTAGAGGAGCGCGAGATCCCCATTACCACGTGGGATGGCTGGTACAGCCTGGATGCGGCCGAGCGCAAGCTGGGTGAAGCAGAGGGACGTGAGCGGAAGAAGATTGTTGAGTGGGCGGAAATGGTCAAACACGCTCACCCCAAGGGCTAA